One genomic segment of Mycolicibacterium gilvum includes these proteins:
- a CDS encoding LLM class F420-dependent oxidoreductase encodes MHVDGNFGGSIDGTGGADLAILAEQIASAERVGFDGIWSTEVSRDPFLPLLLAADRSESLQLGTAVAVAFARSPMTMATVANDLNTFSRGRFVLGLGSQIQPHITRRFSMPWSAPADRMREYIAALQAIWQSWQTGEKLDFRGEHYQHTLMTPMFSPQPCPFGRPRVMVAAVGPKMTAVAAESSDGLLVHGFTTARYLREVTMPAVEAGLAVSGRSRGEFTTSYPGLVVTGADERGFTEALERVRHQIAFYGATPAYRAVLDLHGWSELHTELHRLSKTGDWATMTGLVDDEVLGTFAVLGEPKDIGAEVIRRFDGLVDRFTLYTPYPLDEATRVTIVGGIKTG; translated from the coding sequence ATGCATGTGGACGGTAACTTCGGCGGTTCGATCGACGGTACCGGCGGGGCGGACTTGGCGATACTGGCCGAACAGATCGCGAGCGCCGAGCGGGTCGGCTTCGACGGGATCTGGTCGACGGAGGTGAGCCGCGACCCGTTTCTGCCGCTGCTGCTGGCCGCCGACAGATCGGAATCGCTGCAGCTCGGCACGGCGGTCGCGGTGGCGTTCGCCCGCAGTCCGATGACCATGGCGACGGTGGCCAACGATCTGAACACCTTCAGCCGCGGCCGGTTCGTCCTCGGATTGGGCTCGCAGATCCAGCCGCACATCACCCGGCGATTCAGCATGCCGTGGTCAGCGCCGGCGGACCGGATGCGCGAGTACATCGCGGCGCTGCAGGCGATCTGGCAGAGCTGGCAGACCGGCGAGAAGCTCGACTTCCGGGGCGAGCACTATCAGCACACGCTGATGACGCCGATGTTCAGTCCGCAACCGTGTCCGTTCGGGCGGCCGCGGGTGATGGTGGCGGCGGTGGGCCCGAAGATGACCGCGGTCGCCGCCGAATCCTCCGACGGCCTGTTGGTGCACGGGTTCACCACGGCGCGGTACCTGCGCGAGGTGACGATGCCGGCTGTCGAGGCGGGGCTGGCCGTCTCCGGGCGCAGCCGCGGCGAGTTCACCACGTCGTATCCGGGCCTGGTGGTCACCGGGGCAGACGAGCGGGGCTTCACCGAGGCCTTGGAGCGGGTGCGCCACCAGATCGCCTTCTACGGCGCAACTCCCGCCTACCGCGCGGTGCTCGATCTGCACGGGTGGAGCGAGTTGCACACCGAGTTGCACCGGCTGTCCAAGACCGGCGACTGGGCCACCATGACGGGTCTGGTCGACGACGAGGTGCTGGGTACATTCGCGGTGCTCGGCGAGCCGAAAGACATCGGCGCTGAGGTCATTCGGCGCTTCGACGGACTCGTCGACCGGTTCACCCTCTATACGCCCTATCCCCTCGACGAGGCCACCCGGGTCACGATCGTCGGCGGGATCAAGACCGGCTGA
- a CDS encoding TetR/AcrR family transcriptional regulator, whose amino-acid sequence MPASPAGAPASTRTRDPERKNRILAAAADLVARKGFHAVSIAEIGAAAGITGSGIYRHFDSKSAVLVALFDRVIDDLLHDEQQILDTTDDLARALDLLIAGQVEFVVADRELAQVYYNEINNLPDEDSRRLRRKQRLYLEEWVHLVNELREDLSDTEARTVVHAVIGAIQSPLFHNTGLAEDRLRALLTEAARAVLGIVT is encoded by the coding sequence ATGCCTGCATCCCCGGCCGGTGCGCCCGCGTCGACGCGTACCCGTGATCCCGAGCGCAAGAACCGGATTCTCGCCGCCGCCGCAGACCTGGTGGCCCGCAAAGGTTTTCATGCGGTCTCCATCGCCGAGATCGGCGCCGCGGCCGGCATCACCGGCTCGGGTATCTACCGCCATTTCGACAGCAAGTCGGCGGTCCTGGTGGCGTTGTTCGACCGGGTGATCGACGACCTGCTGCACGACGAGCAGCAGATCCTGGACACCACCGACGACCTGGCCCGCGCCCTCGATCTGCTGATCGCCGGCCAGGTGGAGTTCGTCGTCGCCGACCGCGAACTGGCGCAGGTCTACTACAACGAGATCAACAACCTGCCTGACGAGGACAGCCGCCGCTTACGCCGTAAGCAGCGGCTGTACCTCGAGGAGTGGGTCCATCTGGTCAACGAACTACGCGAGGACCTCAGCGACACCGAGGCGCGCACGGTGGTGCACGCGGTGATCGGGGCTATCCAGTCACCGCTGTTTCACAACACCGGCCTGGCCGAAGATCGCCTGCGGGCGCTGCTGACCGAGGCCGCCCGCGCGGTCCTCGGCATCGTCACCTGA
- a CDS encoding MlaE family ABC transporter permease — protein MAMTLATKPLGSLGGFFAMSIDTLVSMFRPPFAFREYVLQSWFVARVSVLPALMLTLPYSVLLVFTFNILLTEFGASDFAGTGAAIGTVNQIGPIVTVLVVSGAGATAMCADLGARTIREELDAMKVMGINPIQALVVPRVLAATTVALALSATVIIAGLAGAFFFCVYIQHVSAGAFIAGMTLLTGAADVFVALTKAALFGLAAGLIACYKGISVGGGPAGVGNAVNETVVFTFMVLFAINVIVTAVGIQFTVQ, from the coding sequence ATGGCGATGACCCTGGCCACCAAACCGCTGGGATCACTCGGTGGATTCTTCGCGATGTCCATCGACACCTTGGTCTCGATGTTCCGACCGCCCTTCGCGTTTCGCGAGTATGTGTTGCAGAGCTGGTTCGTCGCCAGGGTTTCCGTGCTGCCCGCGCTCATGCTGACGCTGCCCTATTCGGTGCTGCTGGTCTTCACGTTCAACATCCTGCTGACCGAGTTCGGTGCGTCCGACTTCGCCGGCACCGGTGCCGCCATCGGCACCGTCAACCAGATCGGTCCGATCGTCACGGTGCTGGTGGTGTCCGGCGCGGGTGCCACGGCGATGTGCGCTGACCTCGGGGCTCGCACGATCCGCGAAGAACTCGACGCGATGAAGGTCATGGGCATCAACCCGATCCAAGCGCTCGTGGTGCCGCGGGTGTTGGCAGCCACGACGGTGGCGTTGGCGTTGTCGGCGACGGTGATCATCGCGGGATTGGCGGGTGCTTTCTTCTTCTGCGTGTACATCCAGCACGTGTCGGCGGGAGCGTTCATCGCCGGGATGACCTTGCTCACCGGCGCCGCCGACGTCTTCGTGGCGTTGACGAAGGCCGCACTCTTCGGTCTGGCTGCAGGGCTGATCGCCTGCTACAAAGGCATTTCCGTGGGTGGCGGGCCTGCCGGCGTGGGCAATGCCGTCAATGAGACGGTGGTCTTCACCTTCATGGTGTTGTTCGCCATCAACGTCATCGTGACCGCCGTCGGCATCCAGTTCACGGTGCAGTGA
- a CDS encoding MlaE family ABC transporter permease — MTTRAAPSRPHPVLRRAVGGVAGSWNRLGDQARFYASTLGAIPDSIRRYPGEVLRLIAQMGLGTGALAVVGGTVAIVGFLTITTGALVAVQGYNQFASVGVEALTGFASAFFNVRLIVPGTTAVALSATIGAGATAQLGAMRINEEIDALEVIGIRSVTYLAATRVLAGVVVVIPLYCIAVMMAFLAARTGTTVIYGQGSGVYDHYFNTFLNPTDLVWSFLQSVAITVVIMLVHTYYGYTASGGPAGVGEAVGRAVRTSMVVAAVEIVLISLAIYGQSGNFNLAG, encoded by the coding sequence ATGACAACCCGAGCGGCTCCCAGTAGACCTCACCCCGTGCTGCGTCGAGCGGTGGGCGGTGTCGCGGGCAGCTGGAACCGGCTGGGAGACCAGGCCCGCTTCTACGCTTCCACTCTGGGAGCCATCCCCGACTCGATACGGCGTTATCCGGGGGAGGTGCTGCGCCTGATTGCCCAGATGGGCTTGGGCACCGGTGCTCTCGCGGTTGTCGGCGGTACCGTCGCGATCGTCGGCTTCCTCACCATCACCACCGGCGCGCTGGTCGCCGTCCAGGGCTACAACCAGTTCGCCTCGGTGGGAGTCGAAGCACTTACCGGTTTCGCGTCGGCATTCTTCAATGTGCGACTGATCGTGCCGGGCACCACCGCAGTGGCACTGTCAGCCACGATCGGGGCCGGCGCCACCGCCCAGTTGGGTGCGATGCGGATCAACGAGGAGATTGATGCGCTGGAGGTGATCGGCATCCGCAGCGTCACCTACCTGGCCGCCACCCGGGTACTGGCCGGCGTCGTCGTGGTGATTCCGCTGTACTGCATCGCGGTGATGATGGCCTTCCTGGCCGCGCGGACGGGAACCACCGTCATCTACGGCCAGGGATCCGGCGTGTACGACCACTATTTCAACACGTTCCTCAACCCCACCGATCTGGTGTGGTCGTTTCTCCAGTCGGTCGCGATCACCGTCGTGATCATGCTGGTGCACACCTATTACGGCTATACCGCCAGTGGCGGTCCCGCTGGTGTCGGCGAGGCGGTTGGTCGGGCGGTACGGACGTCCATGGTTGTCGCGGCGGTGGAGATCGTGCTCATTTCCTTGGCGATTTACGGCCAATCCGGCAACTTCAACCTGGCTGGCTGA
- a CDS encoding MCE family protein, whose product MSTRAGQHRLHSAWWALILVSMLGVFLATTGFAFTGTFSSYVPVTLTAERAGLVMEDGARVKMRGVQVGRVGGIAAGKGLVELQLEIDPEQIDYIPANVEAQISVTTAFGSKFVDLVPPEQPSAERLAAGAVLMSKNTSVEVNTVFENIVDLLDMVDPAKLNAVLSAVADAVRGQGPRMGEATTALNTVLTELNSRSDTIRDDWRSFKGFNDTYAAVADDVVDILDAASTTSSTVVAHSAQLDTLLLNVTGFAESGTTLLATSKDSLIGAVNTLAPTTALLHKYNPVYTCWLQGATWFLENGGWDIWGGANGKSIQLDIALLGGNDPYQHPQNLPIIGAKGGPGGQPGCGSLPDATKNFPVRQLVTNTGWGRGLDFRPNPGIGHPCWANYFPVTRAVPEKPSIRQCLPGPAIGPVPYPGAPPYGAALYGPGGTPLWPGIPPATPAPQTQEGPPAP is encoded by the coding sequence GTGAGCACGAGAGCGGGTCAGCACCGCCTGCACAGCGCCTGGTGGGCGCTCATCCTCGTCTCGATGCTCGGCGTTTTCCTGGCCACAACAGGTTTCGCGTTCACCGGAACGTTCAGCTCCTATGTCCCGGTGACGCTCACCGCGGAGCGCGCCGGATTGGTGATGGAGGACGGCGCCCGCGTCAAGATGCGGGGTGTGCAGGTCGGGCGGGTCGGCGGGATCGCCGCTGGCAAAGGTCTGGTCGAACTCCAGTTGGAGATCGACCCCGAGCAGATCGACTACATCCCCGCCAACGTGGAGGCGCAGATCTCGGTCACCACCGCGTTCGGCTCGAAGTTCGTCGATCTCGTTCCCCCCGAACAGCCCAGCGCCGAACGCCTCGCGGCCGGAGCCGTCCTGATGTCGAAGAACACCAGCGTCGAGGTGAACACCGTCTTCGAGAACATCGTCGACCTGCTCGACATGGTCGACCCGGCCAAGCTCAACGCTGTGCTGTCCGCGGTCGCCGACGCGGTTCGCGGGCAGGGGCCGCGGATGGGGGAGGCCACCACCGCGCTCAACACGGTGCTGACCGAACTGAACTCGCGCAGCGACACCATCCGCGACGACTGGCGCTCCTTCAAGGGATTCAACGACACCTATGCCGCCGTCGCCGACGACGTCGTCGACATCCTCGACGCGGCCAGCACTACCAGCAGCACCGTCGTAGCGCACAGTGCCCAACTGGACACTCTGCTGCTCAACGTGACCGGGTTCGCCGAATCGGGCACCACTCTGCTGGCCACCAGCAAGGACAGCTTGATCGGGGCCGTCAACACGCTGGCGCCGACCACTGCGCTGCTACACAAGTACAACCCCGTCTACACCTGCTGGCTGCAGGGCGCCACCTGGTTCCTGGAGAACGGCGGCTGGGACATCTGGGGCGGAGCCAACGGCAAGTCGATCCAGCTCGACATCGCGCTGCTGGGCGGCAACGACCCGTACCAGCACCCGCAGAACCTTCCGATCATCGGCGCCAAGGGCGGGCCAGGCGGTCAGCCCGGATGCGGATCTCTGCCGGATGCCACCAAGAATTTCCCGGTGCGCCAACTGGTGACGAACACCGGATGGGGCCGGGGGCTGGACTTCCGACCCAACCCGGGAATCGGCCACCCCTGCTGGGCCAATTACTTCCCGGTCACCCGCGCGGTTCCGGAGAAGCCCAGCATCCGGCAGTGCCTGCCCGGTCCTGCGATCGGTCCCGTTCCTTATCCCGGTGCCCCGCCGTATGGCGCAGCCCTGTACGGGCCGGGCGGCACGCCGCTGTGGCCTGGCATTCCGCCGGCCACCCCGGCCCCGCAGACCCAGGAAGGACCGCCGGCACCATGA
- a CDS encoding MCE family protein, with protein MRGNFAAAAWRLSIFLAVCSLGTFVLLSVFAQFRFGEGKTYNAEFGNVSGLKDGDLVRIAGVEVGKVQSITVKSDATVAVSFDTDDTVVLTDGTRAAIRYDNLFGGRYLALEEGAGGVTTLPPGDTIPLTRTEPALDLDALIGGFRPLFRALNPEQVNELSGQLMGALQGQGPTIGSFLDQAAAVTNTLADRDQLIGEVVVNLNTVLSSIGDQSDRFDTAVTSLSELVNGLAERRTDISDAVAHTNAATASLADLLAAARPPLQKVVHETDRAAAIAVADHEYLDNLLNTLPDKYQALGRQGVYGDFFSFYLCEIVLKLNGKGGQPVYVKVAGQDSGRCTPR; from the coding sequence ATGAGAGGCAATTTCGCCGCCGCGGCGTGGCGCCTCAGCATCTTCCTGGCCGTCTGCTCGCTCGGAACGTTCGTCCTGCTCAGTGTTTTCGCCCAGTTCCGGTTCGGAGAGGGCAAGACCTACAACGCCGAATTCGGCAACGTATCGGGTCTCAAGGACGGCGACCTGGTGCGCATTGCCGGTGTCGAGGTCGGCAAGGTGCAGAGCATCACCGTGAAGTCCGATGCCACCGTCGCTGTCAGCTTCGATACCGACGACACCGTGGTCCTCACCGACGGCACACGGGCGGCGATCCGCTACGACAACCTGTTCGGCGGCCGCTACCTCGCGCTGGAGGAAGGTGCCGGAGGCGTCACGACGTTGCCGCCCGGCGACACGATCCCGCTGACGCGTACCGAGCCTGCGCTGGATCTCGATGCGCTCATCGGCGGATTCCGGCCGCTGTTCCGCGCGCTGAACCCCGAACAGGTCAACGAACTCAGCGGCCAGCTCATGGGCGCGCTGCAGGGCCAGGGCCCGACGATCGGTTCCTTCCTCGACCAGGCCGCCGCGGTGACCAATACGCTGGCCGACCGGGACCAACTCATCGGGGAGGTGGTCGTCAATCTCAACACGGTGCTCTCCTCGATCGGCGATCAGAGTGACCGCTTCGACACCGCGGTCACGTCGTTGTCCGAACTGGTCAACGGGTTGGCCGAACGCCGCACCGATATCTCCGACGCTGTCGCGCACACGAACGCGGCCACCGCGTCGCTGGCCGACCTGCTGGCGGCAGCGCGCCCGCCACTGCAGAAGGTCGTGCATGAAACCGACCGCGCCGCAGCGATTGCCGTCGCCGACCACGAGTACCTCGACAACTTGCTCAACACACTGCCCGACAAGTATCAGGCGTTGGGCCGGCAAGGCGTGTACGGCGATTTCTTCAGCTTCTACCTCTGCGAGATCGTGCTCAAGCTCAACGGCAAGGGAGGCCAGCCGGTCTACGTCAAGGTCGCGGGCCAGGACAGTGGGCGGTGCACACCCCGATGA
- a CDS encoding virulence factor Mce family protein, with amino-acid sequence MKTFSERNPVTIGAIGVTIVAVIVTAALQYQKLPFLNQGKEYSAYFADAGGLFTGAGVEVSGYPVGKVSDIGLDGPRVLVTFKIAENITLGEQTEAAIRTKSLLGTKVLNVTPRGAGQLDGPIPMERTFSPYQLPDALGDLARTVSGINTNQLSDSLSTLAQTFADTPPHLKTAVEGVARFADTINKHDDQMRSLLGNAAKVTAVLAKRTDQVVRLVHDTNALLAQLRTQSEALDSIWFNISAVSEQLRGFIAENRDELKPALEKLNGVLTIVDNRKDRLQKAIKLLNSYAMSLGESVSSGPFFKAYVANLLPGQFVQPFIDAAFSDLGLDPNVLAPSELTDPQVGQPGTPALPSPFPRTGQGGAPALTLPDAITGKPGDPRYPYRQPLPAPPPGGPPPGPPAVAPPGIASTPDPDPSAVFVPAPGESPTVTAGQP; translated from the coding sequence ATGAAAACGTTCAGCGAACGCAACCCGGTCACCATCGGCGCCATCGGCGTCACGATCGTCGCGGTCATCGTCACCGCGGCGCTGCAGTACCAGAAGCTGCCCTTCCTCAACCAGGGCAAGGAGTACTCGGCCTATTTCGCCGACGCCGGAGGCCTGTTCACCGGCGCGGGCGTAGAAGTGTCCGGATATCCGGTGGGCAAGGTCTCCGACATCGGCTTGGACGGTCCGCGGGTTCTCGTCACCTTCAAGATCGCGGAGAACATCACGTTGGGCGAGCAGACCGAGGCGGCCATCAGGACCAAGAGCCTATTGGGTACGAAGGTCCTCAACGTCACTCCCCGGGGCGCCGGTCAGCTAGACGGTCCAATCCCGATGGAGCGGACGTTCTCGCCCTATCAGTTGCCTGATGCCCTCGGGGACCTCGCCCGGACCGTCAGCGGGATCAACACCAACCAACTGTCGGACTCGCTGTCGACGTTGGCGCAGACGTTCGCTGACACCCCACCTCATCTGAAAACCGCCGTCGAGGGCGTGGCCCGATTCGCCGACACGATCAACAAGCACGACGACCAGATGCGCTCGCTGCTGGGTAACGCCGCCAAGGTGACCGCCGTGCTCGCCAAGCGAACCGACCAAGTGGTCCGATTGGTGCACGACACCAATGCACTGTTGGCCCAATTGCGCACGCAGAGTGAAGCTCTCGACAGCATTTGGTTCAACATCTCCGCAGTTTCCGAGCAGTTGAGGGGTTTCATCGCCGAGAACCGTGATGAACTGAAACCCGCCCTGGAGAAGCTCAACGGCGTGCTCACCATCGTCGACAACCGCAAGGACCGGCTACAGAAGGCGATCAAACTGCTGAACTCCTATGCCATGTCGCTGGGTGAGTCGGTGTCCTCGGGCCCGTTCTTCAAGGCCTATGTGGCGAACCTGTTGCCCGGCCAGTTCGTCCAGCCTTTCATCGACGCTGCCTTTTCCGATCTCGGGCTGGACCCGAATGTGCTTGCGCCGAGCGAACTCACCGATCCGCAGGTCGGCCAGCCCGGCACTCCGGCTCTGCCGTCGCCGTTCCCGCGCACAGGTCAGGGCGGCGCGCCGGCGCTGACCCTGCCCGATGCGATCACCGGGAAACCCGGCGACCCCCGCTACCCGTACCGCCAACCGCTGCCCGCGCCGCCGCCCGGAGGGCCGCCGCCCGGTCCCCCGGCGGTCGCTCCGCCGGGCATCGCCTCCACACCCGACCCGGACCCGTCCGCGGTCTTCGTCCCGGCGCCCGGCGAGTCGCCTACGGTTACCGCGGGGCAACCATGA
- a CDS encoding MCE family protein, whose translation MNRLWRNRSVLAVLLTAILVGGLVAVVRITDRIAQNVVVAYFENSNGLFPGDDVRVLGVPVGRVLAIEPQPERAKVTFSYDSAVQVPADVKAAILSPQLVTGRAIQLTPAYTGGPVMADGATISQGRTVVPVEWDDFRDQLQRLTELLEPTEPGGVSTLGGFVDTAADNMRGQGGAIRDTVIKLSQTLSTLGDHSDDIFATFTNLSTVVTALHDSAGALEALNGNLAEVSRLIADNPDKVAIAVEALNTAAIDVKAFAEENRDVVGTTADKLTSISNTLVGSLDDIKQTLHIAPTTIGNFDNIYEPANGALTGALAVNNFSNPIEFLCGAVQAASRLNGEQSAKLCAQYMAPIFKNRQFNFPPLGFNFLVGAQARPNEITYSEPWLRPDFVPPAPGTAPATVPVGPLPAEAAAAPAAVPTDPAAGLPGLMIPDGGGS comes from the coding sequence ATGAACCGACTGTGGCGCAATAGATCTGTGCTCGCGGTACTGCTCACCGCGATCTTGGTCGGTGGACTGGTGGCGGTGGTGCGGATCACCGACCGCATTGCCCAGAACGTCGTCGTCGCATACTTCGAGAACAGCAACGGATTGTTCCCCGGCGATGACGTCCGGGTGCTCGGGGTTCCGGTGGGACGGGTCCTGGCCATCGAGCCCCAACCCGAACGCGCCAAGGTGACATTCTCCTATGACAGTGCGGTTCAGGTACCCGCTGACGTCAAGGCCGCCATCCTGTCCCCGCAACTGGTGACCGGACGTGCCATTCAGCTCACCCCGGCCTATACCGGCGGGCCGGTGATGGCCGACGGAGCCACCATCAGCCAGGGCCGCACCGTGGTCCCCGTCGAGTGGGACGACTTCCGTGACCAGCTGCAAAGGCTGACCGAACTTCTCGAGCCGACCGAGCCCGGCGGAGTCAGCACGCTGGGCGGGTTCGTCGACACCGCCGCGGACAACATGCGCGGGCAGGGCGGAGCTATCCGCGACACCGTCATCAAGCTTTCCCAGACACTGTCTACGCTCGGTGATCACAGCGACGACATCTTTGCGACGTTCACGAACCTGTCCACCGTCGTGACGGCGCTGCATGACAGCGCCGGAGCGCTGGAAGCACTCAACGGAAACCTCGCCGAGGTCAGCAGGCTGATCGCGGACAACCCAGACAAAGTCGCCATCGCCGTCGAGGCGCTCAACACCGCCGCCATCGATGTGAAAGCCTTCGCCGAGGAGAACCGCGACGTTGTCGGCACGACGGCCGACAAGCTGACGTCGATCTCGAACACGTTGGTGGGCAGCCTCGACGACATCAAGCAGACCCTGCACATCGCGCCCACGACCATCGGCAACTTCGACAACATCTACGAGCCGGCCAACGGGGCGCTGACCGGCGCGCTCGCGGTCAACAATTTCTCCAACCCGATCGAATTCCTCTGCGGCGCAGTGCAGGCGGCGTCCCGGCTGAACGGCGAACAGTCGGCGAAGCTGTGCGCGCAGTATATGGCGCCGATCTTCAAGAACCGCCAGTTCAACTTCCCGCCGCTGGGTTTCAACTTCTTGGTCGGCGCGCAGGCCCGTCCCAACGAGATCACCTACAGCGAGCCGTGGCTGCGTCCCGACTTCGTTCCACCGGCACCGGGGACAGCACCAGCCACCGTCCCGGTCGGGCCCCTGCCCGCTGAGGCAGCAGCGGCTCCTGCGGCGGTCCCGACCGACCCTGCCGCCGGACTGCCCGGGCTGATGATTCCGGACGGCGGCGGATCGTGA
- a CDS encoding virulence factor Mce family protein, whose product MMLAAVLMTTGCSQWRGLNSLPMPGTQGRGEGSFLVQVQMPDVNNIEPNSRVRVADVSVGTVTRIERQNWHALLTLTLDGDVDLPANSTARLGQTSLLGSLHLELAPPTDEAPQGRLQQGSLIPLSRTGSYPSTEETLAALSSVLNGGGLGHVQDITEAFSTAFRGREHDLRNLIGQLDTFTTDLDDQTPEIIAATESLNQLAAKFAARQPVLDRALQTIPDALAELNRQKDDLINAADQFAKFSALTVDTVNQTKENLVLQLQQIGPVLESLANAGPSLTRSLSLIPTFPFPNETIEKWQRGDYANLTAIVDLTLSRIDAGLFTGTRWEGDLTELELQWGRTIGQFPSPYTAGNPLVAPYRWDQGP is encoded by the coding sequence ATGATGCTTGCCGCCGTGCTGATGACCACGGGGTGCTCTCAGTGGCGCGGGTTGAACTCGCTGCCGATGCCCGGAACACAGGGCCGTGGCGAGGGGTCGTTTCTGGTCCAGGTGCAGATGCCCGACGTGAACAACATCGAGCCGAACTCCCGGGTGCGGGTCGCCGACGTGTCGGTGGGCACGGTTACCAGGATCGAACGGCAGAACTGGCACGCCCTACTCACGTTGACGCTCGACGGCGACGTCGACCTGCCTGCGAACTCGACCGCCAGGCTGGGCCAGACGAGCCTGCTCGGGTCACTGCACCTCGAGCTTGCCCCGCCGACCGACGAAGCCCCGCAGGGTCGGCTGCAGCAAGGTTCGCTGATTCCATTGTCGCGCACCGGGTCCTACCCAAGCACCGAGGAGACGCTGGCCGCGCTGTCGTCTGTGCTCAACGGCGGCGGACTGGGTCACGTGCAGGACATCACCGAGGCGTTTTCCACCGCGTTCCGCGGCCGCGAACACGATCTGCGCAACCTGATCGGCCAGCTGGACACCTTCACCACGGATCTCGACGACCAGACACCAGAGATCATCGCCGCCACCGAAAGTCTCAACCAGCTGGCCGCCAAGTTCGCCGCGCGCCAACCCGTCCTGGACCGGGCACTGCAGACCATCCCGGATGCGCTGGCCGAGTTGAACCGACAAAAGGACGACCTGATCAACGCGGCCGACCAGTTCGCGAAGTTCAGCGCACTGACCGTCGACACCGTCAACCAGACCAAGGAGAACCTGGTTCTCCAGCTGCAGCAGATCGGCCCGGTGCTGGAGAGCCTGGCCAACGCCGGGCCCAGCCTCACCCGGTCACTGAGCCTCATCCCGACCTTCCCGTTCCCGAACGAGACGATCGAGAAGTGGCAGCGCGGCGACTACGCGAACCTGACCGCGATCGTCGACCTCACGCTGAGCCGCATCGACGCCGGACTGTTCACCGGCACGCGCTGGGAGGGTGACCTCACCGAACTCGAATTGCAGTGGGGCAGAACGATCGGCCAGTTCCCCAGTCCGTATACGGCTGGCAATCCGCTTGTGGCACCATACCGTTGGGATCAGGGGCCCTGA